The Candidatus Poribacteria bacterium genomic sequence TTGATAAAGCTGCTTCTGAGCTTAAAAACCTTCTCTCCAGTCCTCAGATTTCCGAGGATGTGGAGAGATACGCTAGATATAACCTCGGAATCTGCTATTTGGTCGAGAGAAACTACCAAGCTGCCTTAGGTGAGTTCAAGAAGATAATGGATTACATGTCAGAAGATGCGGAGGCGTTATACCACGCAGGGTACCAGATAACAAAACTCGCAGAATGCAACGGCTGTCCTAGCGAAATCAAGGAAGAGTGTTCAAAGCTTCTACAGATTCATCGAAGGAAATTTCCTGATGTGATGAGGAGGATAATTTCAAGGGAGCCGAAGAACAGTCACCTCCATTATCTCCTTGGCAGATTCTATTTCGACATGAGGGAATACGATAAGGCTTTGCTCGAATTCTCCAAAATCCCGAGTATGAGCGGAGATTACGCTGAAGCTTGCCATCTTACTGCCTTGTGCTACTTTAGGAAGAAAGAATATGCCAAAGCGGTGGAGGAGCTTAAAGCAAAGATGATAAACTTTACTAACAGCATGAGTAAAGCGTTGCTACTTCTGGATATAGCCCAAGGATATCATATGTTAGAGGATTTCTCTAACGCTAGAAGGTACTATAGTATGATCATAGAATCTTACCCTGGGAGACCGGAGGCAGAGGAGGCGAGAATAAAATTGGATATCATGAACAGAATGGGGTTGTAAAAAGGAGGGATGGAAGATGAGGTTACACAGAGTAATTTCCACTTTACTTGTTGGCTTATTTTCGCTCTGGCTTACATCGGCCTTGGAGGATTCAACCCGGATCCTCACCTTTGAAGAGATGTCAAAGATAAAAGGAGGATGGCTGCATAACTGGAAATGTGAAAGGGTTCCGCTTACTGCTTCTTGCCTTAATTATGAATGTGATCCCGATCCTTGGGGAAGTGGTTACTGGAGAACTGACCATAGCTTAGGCTGCCTCGAGTGCTGTCCCGATCATATCGGTTATGAGTGCGACTCAGGCCCTGCATGTGATGAAGATTATTGCATGGGTTGTTACTACGATTTGTATCGTGATAGCGACTGCACGATATTGCTTACCAGCTATAATCTTTACAATGGAGGATGCAGCCATTGTTATGAAAGGATCCTTGTTATGAAGGAATCTCTAAATAAAACACCGTCTCTTGGATAAAACAATTGGGAAAGGAGGATGTTTACCATGAAATACCTAAGCTTCCTTATATCAACTTTCCTTTTGCTCAGTCTATCGAGTTTCTCTAAAGCCTTAGATTTAGAGGAAATCATAAATGGAGTAGAGTTTAACGATTCTTTGGTAAAAAGTGGGATGGGATATATCACTTGTAAAGATGAATTTTCGATTAAGCCTAAAACCGGTTTAAGCCCAGAAGAAGAAGCAAAATCGTGGAGATCCAGCGACAATAAGGAGGTCTTTTTTGCTTTCGAAGGGGAGAAGGCTCGCTGTGACGTTAAATATACCTTGCGCCAAGTTGGTACTGGAAGAGAGGTGCAGGTCAAACATGAGGAAAGCTTTGATGGTGAAAAAGTAATGATGTTTGAGTATGACATCTATGGTAGAGTCATCCGAGCGGTTATACAATCTAAGAAATATTTCTTAACTGCCTATGACCCTAGGATCTGGAGTATACCTATTGACCCTCCGATTCCTCTAGCTAGCTTATTAAAAAAACGAACGAGGAAAAAGATTAAGGTTATATCCGTTAAACTGCTGGGTAGTGAGCCGGTAGAAGATAGTAACTGTTACAAAATACTGGTCGTAACGGATAAAGGCGATATAAAATTTTGGATTGATCCTAACAAAGGGTATAGGCCTCGGAAAATTGAACAGTACGAAGAAAAGCCAATAAAAAGGCGAACGGTAACCCTAGTGGAGTTGCATCAGTATCTAAACAATATCTGGTTCCCAAGCAGGATAGTTTACAGGTTATATGGCTTTGATAAAAGATCAAATAAATATAGACTATCATTCACGAAAACATTGGTAATTCACAGCGATTTTAAGATTAATATCGATGTGCCTGATGAACTGTTTGGGATTAAATTTCCCAAGGGAGTGAAGGTCTATGATAGAAGGATAGGAGGATTTTCCAAGGCTCCGGCTGTTAAGTCGTGGGAAACAGAATGAGCAGAAGATGGTGTCTGTTGGCTATACTCTTGATGAGTATAGTTGCTTTCCTGTATTTTCTATTCACCAAATCCACTCTCCTCTACTTCGACTCCAAAGCGCATCTTCAGATAGCAAGGCAGGTGATAGATGGCCTCACTCCAGGACTCGCCCAGCTCGGTGGGGTGTGGCTCCCCCTCTTCCACTTCCTCATGCTTCCCCTCATCTGGATAGACCCCCTATACCGCTTGGGCATCCCAGGAAGCATCATCTCAATGGCCTCCTTCATTCTCTCCTCCATCCTCATCTTCAAGCTGTCAACCCTCATCCTCAAAGACATCAGATCCGCCCTCCTCTCAACCGCCGTCTTCTCCCTCAATCCCAACATGCTATACATGCAGTCCATCCCCATGACAGAATCCCTCTACATCCTCACCTTCATCTCATCCCTCTACTTCCTGGCGAGATGGGTCATCGACCGGAGGCACAGGGATCTTCTTCTCTCAGCCCTGTGTGTTTTCTTCGCATCGCTTACCAGATATGAGGGATGGAGCCTTATCCCGCTTTACACCATCGTCATAATCGTTGTATCCTTGAGAAGGAACGAGAAGCACGACAAGGGGAGGACGGAAGGGCTCACGGTAGCCTTCCTCTCCCTCGCCTCCTTCGGGGTGATCCTGTGGATCATATGGTGCTTCGTCATATTCGGAGATCCTCTCTACTTCATCTTCGGGGAATACTCCGCCCATCAGTGTCAGGTTAAACTTCACCAAGCCGGATTGCTCCCCACGAAGGGTAATCTCCCCCTGTGCATCTCACAGTATCTGTTGGCATCGGCCAGAAACTCAGGCGAATTCCTCTACCTGATCTTCATCGCCTCGCTGATAGCATTCATCCTGAAAAGGAGGCTGACCTTAAGCTCCCTTCCCCCATATCTCCTTCTCTTCCCCGCCATCTTCCATATAACATCCCTATACCTGGGACACACCGTCCTACTCGTGCCGAAGATGAGCGGGATAAACACAAAGGAGATCTTCAACGCAAGATACGGACTTATGATGCTGCCCGCCATAGCCATCTTCACCCCTCACCTCGCCGGGGGGAGGAGATGGAGAGCAGCCCTCCTGGGAGGGATACTCCTCATACAATACGGATATATGTTCTGCACCGGAGACAT encodes the following:
- a CDS encoding tetratricopeptide repeat protein — its product is MQGRVIEIELAKPRTAKEALQQAYTKHFQEKDYQGAIQKYRWIVERFPDSDEAIEAQYRIGNIYQWNLFDLGKAVQEYQKVVDRDRNANYVAESLVRIGECYRALGKVREALSYYQKVIEDYPDTLSAGWALYHMGEHYQETGELEEAISTYNGVIKKFKDERLVGSVRCKLGEAYICRREFDKAASELKNLLSSPQISEDVERYARYNLGICYLVERNYQAALGEFKKIMDYMSEDAEALYHAGYQITKLAECNGCPSEIKEECSKLLQIHRRKFPDVMRRIISREPKNSHLHYLLGRFYFDMREYDKALLEFSKIPSMSGDYAEACHLTALCYFRKKEYAKAVEELKAKMINFTNSMSKALLLLDIAQGYHMLEDFSNARRYYSMIIESYPGRPEAEEARIKLDIMNRMGL
- a CDS encoding glycosyltransferase family 39 protein, with product MSRRWCLLAILLMSIVAFLYFLFTKSTLLYFDSKAHLQIARQVIDGLTPGLAQLGGVWLPLFHFLMLPLIWIDPLYRLGIPGSIISMASFILSSILIFKLSTLILKDIRSALLSTAVFSLNPNMLYMQSIPMTESLYILTFISSLYFLARWVIDRRHRDLLLSALCVFFASLTRYEGWSLIPLYTIVIIVVSLRRNEKHDKGRTEGLTVAFLSLASFGVILWIIWCFVIFGDPLYFIFGEYSAHQCQVKLHQAGLLPTKGNLPLCISQYLLASARNSGEFLYLIFIASLIAFILKRRLTLSSLPPYLLLFPAIFHITSLYLGHTVLLVPKMSGINTKEIFNARYGLMMLPAIAIFTPHLAGGRRWRAALLGGILLIQYGYMFCTGDIVTLKDARSGWNNGDAREVEKWLDKHYDGGYILVDIFENNPRFIDMHIPLKRFIHQGTRGYWEKAIGELAEEQESRVKGRKSHLSTLNSQPLTVRWIWMRKGDRVWRRIHGSKVLRRRYRIVFREREMYLYRHKETGDRRQEAGETGRQGEERDVLRRAYCDRHEQAHKCGKTCLLPPASFELNHECQKNT